The nucleotide sequence GGGTCGACCTCTGCGTACTTTGCGACTCGGCTGGATCGCCATTTTCGTCACCTGCTTCCGACGGGGAACACGTGATGGATGGGGCATGCACCGAAATGGTAGATGGTTTCGCCGTCAAAAAGTCACGATCAAATGAACAGAGATCTCATCGCTCGTCTACGCCAACATGATTCCAGGTTCGACGATGGTGATCCGCGCGGTCCCCGTGCCCCAATCCCTCGATCTCGTCTCGTGCCACCGACCAACACGAAAGTGGCGCTCTCGCTTCACAGGACAGATGACGACAGTGATCTGCCAGCTCATTTCCATGTCTTCTTTGGCAGATTCACGGATGCTTCTGTTGCTTCCAGCAAAGTCCTGTTGACTATTTCTCAAGCAATCGAGATTAATTACTGTTTACTGAGAATCTTAACTATGTTTGGTTATCAATATCAGAGAAATCATGTAAGATCTGATAGAGTATTCGTGACGTTCGGGCTCGAATCAGATTGAGCTATCGGGTCATCACTGACATTTCTCATAGCAGAAATCATCTAAAAAAAGCTCTTTGTCGCaataatttcttgatattattaccTTGATTTGGAATACAAATAAATGGAATGAAGAAAGCAAATCCCCCCTGTTAATTTACCAGGGTAAATGAAAGGAATAATAACACACGATGTACGAATTGTTGGTCGACGGACGAATCACTCGCAGATCAGTTCGCCTTCCTGCAGTTCAATCTGATCTCTCCCCTGTTTCCAGTCAGCGGGCTGATGGCTCCCATTTTCACCATGGCCGCCGCAAAATCCCTTGAGAACGCCGCATTGTTGACGCTGTATTGCCTCACCAGCGAGTCCTGAGAGCCGCCGTTGAACAGCTCCTGGTCCGAGTGGAGCAGTCCCTTCTTGGCCACCAGGTCCCGGTAGTAGCCGTTGTCGAACCGGTTCGGTGTCTCCAGGTCGAGCGGCGCCAGGTTGCCGTCGCCGCCAGAGGATGGGCAGTTCCGTTTGCGGAGCGCAGCGAAGCTCGAGTTGACGTTGGCGTCGTTGTAGATGTGGGAGCGGAAGTTTCCGCACTGCGCTTGGCCGATGGTGTGGGCACCGGAGAGGGCGGTCATGTCGCGTGCGTTGAGGCCCTTGGCAGCGAACGAAGATATGAGAGTGGAGAGGCCGGAGGAGGGCCCGGGGAGGTTGCTGTTAGCGTCGCTTTGGCTTGCGGTCCTGGCATCGCGACGGCCCAGCTGAACCGCCCATGTCGGTCCACCAAGCTGCAGTTGAACAAGACGACGTTAAACTTCGTCGTTCTTGAGCGGAAACTAAAGAGGCGTGCGGTAACCGAGGTTCGCGAACAGTGACGCTTACCAAGGCCACGCCATCGCGTGCTGCCAGCGCGAGGACGTCGGCGCACGATACCGTTGCTCGGCAGGCAGCTTCGACGTTGGATTTGATGGCGTCGATAACCTCGTAGCCGCGGGCGGAGTTCCTATTGGGGGAGGCATTCTTCTCGCCGGTGAATGCGGCAGTATCATCCAGAAGTATCGACGCATCGCAGCCCTGCAACCCAGATCAAAGACTGTCAGTTCCGATGGCCCACAGGGTACAAAAGAATACCATAGGCGTTCCAGCATCGCACATTAACGAAACAGTCGTGGAAGAAAAGCCGGAGGATGGAGGCAGCCATGCGTGGCTCCTTGTTGACGGCCTGCGCCATGGTGGAGCGCACGATCTGCTGTAGGTTGGGGCATGTGCCAGCATAGAATGTAGGAGACAACTGCCCATGGACATCGCAGACAAACATTGAGAGCAGAGAGAGCGCGACTAATGTCTGCATGAAAGACGCCATGGCTGCCCAAACGATCAATGTACGTATGTCTCTCAGAAACAGAGAAGAGAGAGATGGCTAGATCTTCCTACTGCTGTTGTGCTAGTAGTAGCTTTTGGGTGAGGGATGAGAAGAGTGGCTTGGGGTGAACTGGCATACATATACACTGCTCCGAATGGAGATGGGCGTGGCGATCTTTGACTGGTCAAACTTTGCACCTCAAAATCATTTAATAGGAAGATACACATGTATTTTGACCATGTGAGCTTGGTCGACCATTTTGGTTAGGTGCACCGTTCATGTGAGGGATAGAGATGCTGCAGCCGTTTAATAATCGAAATCAATGGTGATGGACAAACTTAGATTGTCGTTGCtttgaaatcatcattaatttataTCAGCATGGAGGTGAGACTCCGTCAATTGTGTCAGGAGATGGAGGATTTGGATCGTTTCGAATTGATTCTAACGTAATTGTGTCAGGATTAGCACGGGTCTCAGTAGTCCTAAACCCGGTTCGACGAACAACGGTTCTACTTTTATCGAATTTGAAGTCCGAACCACATTGATTGATTATAAACGCCATCACTCTTCCTTTATTATTATGTTATTGAAGGAGACAGATTGTATTGATGAACTGATCCATCGTAGTTGATTGATGAGTCAGCATGGCTTGATCGATAGGATGATATTGGGGGCCTTTAGTCGGTTGAATTAGATGCCAGAGTTAGTTGAGCCTCCAGTCGATGTGTTAGCATCGTAATATTGATCGATATCTTTTCGTCAAGATGCTGATTGGCGCGTCAGGAGGAAGGACACCTCTATCAATCAGGATGGCCTCGTCTCGGACGTTGTCGCTTTCCAAGGCCTTACCGGGTGGTTATCGACTGTGGCCCCTCGACAAGTAAGTCAGTGTGGGGTTCTACTTTCTgcctcatttttttttctttttttttttctggccgGATATTGACCttgggcttttatactattgtacgagggtcgatTGTACGCGGGTTTAACATGATGGTCGATCCTCGAGGCATTAGATTATACCTTTATGCGGCGACCATCCCGGGACGTGCGGAACGATGCCATGCGACGTCGTCCGGGGCTTATCGAGACGGGACATATCGAGTGACGTCTTAATACGGTTGCGAGCTCGGTGCAAGGGGTGCTTCTCTTGCTGACTTAGACGTAGCGTAACGTGACATCGATTGTGACGAGGCTCGGGATCGAAGTATACTTATTAGATTCGTCACATTTGAtcgttttaatgattttttttttttttttgggatcgGTTCAGTATCGAACcgaaacaaatgattttggttcggttttatttttaaatttcaagAACCGAAATCAAAATTCGATTCCAATTTACTTTATAATCACTTAAACCATTATTCTAATTCGGTTTTGATTCTTAATCAATTAAAACGGAACTGCGGTCGGAGCTACGAGTTGTCCTGTATGCAATATTTGAATAGATATCCTCCTAGACTGCATACCACGTCTAACCCACGAGTTAATAATGTGAGCCGTACCCCCCCCACGAGTTTCGAAGTACTTTCTTGTACGGCCCGGAAATAAAATAAACTAATAATTCAACTAAAGTGGGCGTGAAAATAGCTTTCTAATGTACTGTTTTCTCCGGTGATCTCAGGAAGGTTCTTTGAAATTTGCAACTACTGTTTTCTCGGATTCGTGTGTTTAGGAATTGGTTTCATTTTCTCGATAGTTGAATAGTTCATGAAATgttataattagttatattttttttaaatggtaattttttgaagaaaaaaaaatgtctttGATAAATTTTCATAGAGCATCCCTAACCACGATAAAAGATCATTCAAGTTCCGATCGACGTACGAATCACCATCATATGATCACATATCTTTCCAGTTCACCTGTCTGCAATTCGATCTGATCTCTCCCCTGCTTCCAGTCAACGGGCTGATGGCTCACATCTTCGCCATAGCCGCCGCAAAATGTCTTGCCAACGCCGCACTGTCGACGCTGTATCGCCTAACCAGCGAGTCCTGAGAGCCGCCGTCGAACAGCTCCTGGTCCGAGTAGAGCAGTCCCTTCTTGGCCACCAGGTCCCGGTAGCACCCGTCGTCGAACACGTTCGCGGTGGGTCAAGGTCGAGCGGCGCCAGGTTGCTGTCGCCGCCTGTGGGCGGGCAGTTCCGTTTACGCAGGCCAGCGAAGGTTGAGTTGACGTTGGCGTCGTCGTAGATGTGGGAGCGGAAGGTGCCGCACTGCGCTTGCCCGATGGTGTGGGCACCGGAGAGGGCGGTCATGTCGCGTGCGCTGAGCCCCTCGGCAGCGAAGGAAAGAGATGAGGTCAGATAGACCGGAGGGGGCCCGGGGACGTTGCTGCGGCGGCCCAGTCGAACCTTCCATTTCGGTCCGCCCATGAAGCATCGGCACTTTGTGCTGGAAAGAGAGTCAGGACGTGGAATGCGTGCGGCGAGCGCAAGGATGTCAGCGCATGCTACAGTCTCTGGGCAAGCCGCTTCGACGTTGGACTTGATGGCATCGACGGCCTCGTTGCCACGGACGGAGCTCCTATTGGGGGAAGCATTCTTCTCTGCAGATGCATCGCAGCCCTGTCAACGAAAGCAAAAAGGCTTGTTAGAAGAAGTCTCTcataagaagaagaaagaaaaaacaaaaaagggaaagaggaCAAAAAgaggatatataaaaaatatatttatatttgtttagGATAATTTTGAGATATTAATTTGTTTTAAAATGAAGTTGTAAATAATAATCTTCAAATTTAATAACTTTTTTTGGGGGCTATATAATTCTCTCTTTCTTGAACTCAATCGTGGATGCTTCTGATTCGCTTTTCTCTTGATGACGGGTCCAATTGAGAATTCACTTCTTTGTGGTGGAAAGGTGGTAATCTACACAAATTCAAGATGATTCCTTGAGTTTACAGTTTACAGGTCGAATTGGGTCATGTAATTAGACTCGTTATGATCGATCCATCAAAATCACACACTCGTTCGACATGATTTCTCCGTTGATCGAATGATACAGCACTTGCAATAATCCCTTCCAACTTCCGTCACCCTCTCCAAAGGAACGCATCGCGATGGTGCCATGCCATTTACCTTTCCCTTCGATTCCATTTGTCCTTCACTGGGATGTGGGCGCCCCATTGTTTCCTTGGTGTCCAAGGAAAGCATCTTCCGGTGAGCCACCGACACAAAACATCTGAGATGAATCCTCTCACATCAGTCTTTCCTCTCGGTCCATTCACTTGTTCCGAGCAATGTTATTTCACCGGAGCAATAATATGACCAGACTCATAGTCTTAACCACATATGCGATGACAGTGAGGTGAAGAAGCAATTAAATTTGGCTACCAAACGAGTAATCTTCGCAAGTTCTTCTGCGTACGTACGTGCATGTATACGTATTCCTTCTTGCAGTAAAGAATTGGTTGGATGGTCATCAGTTAGCCCTCCGGCAATCCAATCTGATCTCCCCATCGGACCCCGTCAAGAGGCTAATGTTGCCCATCTTCACCATGGCCGCCGTGAAGTCCCTGTTGAAGGCGCTGCCGCTGGAGCTGTACAGACGCACCAGGTCATCCGCCGGCCCGTTGTTGAACAGCTCCTGGTCGGAGTGCAGCAGGCTCCGTCGGACCATCAGGTCCCGGTAGTAGCTGACGTCGAAGCGGTTGGGGCTCGTGGAGTCGAGCGGGACCAGGTTGGAGTCCCCGCCGGTGGCCGGGCAGATCCGCCTCCTGAACATGGCGAACGCCGGGTCGACGTTGGCGTCGCTGTAGACGTGGGGTCGGAAGCTGCTGCACCTCGCCGCGCCGACGGTGTGCGCGCCGGAGAGCGCCGTCAGGTCCCGCAGGTCGAGCCCCTTGGCGGCGAACTTGGTGACGAGGCTGCTGATGTTGTCGGAGGCCGGCGGGAGGTTGGCGTTGGCGGCGTCTACGCTCGCGGTCCTGGCGTCGCGGCGGcccagcagcaccgtccatgacgGTCCCCCGAGCTGCACGGCGTCCCGGGCACGCATGCGTCAGTTTGACGTCACCGACCACACTAATCTTCCTACCAAAGCATGGGTTCGGCGGCGCTCACCAGGCTCACCGAGTCGCGCGCGGCGAGGGCGACGATGTCGGCGCAGGACACCGTGGCCCGGCACGACGCCTCCACGCGTGACTTGATGGCGTCGATGATCTCGTAGCCGCGGAGGGAGTTCATATTCCCCATCGCGTTCTTCTCGCCCCTCATCGTCGGTGTGTCATCCAGGAGGACGGACGCGTCGCAGCCCTGTGGGTGCGCAAACCATCTGCTCCACTTAGCACACTCCCAAGAAACAACAACGCTTTACTTGCAGACGTATCAGCTACGGTCTGAATTGATGGTAGTCAATCGTGGTCCGCTACGGACAACCTCGATGGTAAATGGAATTGGAGCATCCCAAGTAACCAGTTTCAATCAGGCTACATGTCAGGACACAGCTACATTGCTACAGAGGGTCAAATTTACACGGTGGAGAAGCATTGCAAGAATTAACATATGGTCCCATGGATTCTCCATCATGCGATGACATGTTATCATCATTCAACCCACAATAGCATATCCGCCAATTAAGACGAAGCTTAATGCTACGAAAAGCTCCTTCTCGTGGTGTTCATGAAGGAATCTACTCAAAAGCGAAAAGCAAGTTTAGTTCATGTTCTGGAGAATTTCACTACGAGGAAATGCATGTAAAAGGTAGATAGTCTTTCACGTGCATGGGAAAGTTTGCTGTgggtgcacacacacacacacacacacagttgtCTTTGAAGCTATGTGACGGTCGCTTAAGCTCATCGAAGCCGTGTCATCATCGACCAACTATATGGCAGGTGGAGGTGCTTGATGCATGTGAAAAGTAATTTccttttcccttttcctttcgaGGGAATGCGAGGTGTAATTCGATTGTCCTCGCCGGAGGACAATCGCAGTTCTCCGACGGATCGACGGAGCAAATTGGTACCCGTAAAACAAGAAAGGCTATTAGGGAGAGGAAGAGACGGTGCGGATAACGTACGTTGACGAAGCAGTCATGGAAGAAGAGGCGAATGACGGAAGCGCCCATCCGGGGATCCTGGCCGACGACCTGCGCCATGACCGACCGCACGACGCTCTGCAGGTCGGGGCACGTCACGGCGTAGAACGCCGGCGACAGCTGAGCGTGGGCGGCGCTCGCCAGCAGAGAGAGGATGGCCACCGCGAGAAGGCCATTAGAGAAGGAAGCCATGATAGGAGGAGAAAGGAGGAGGTGGAAGCCACCGGTACGCCGCCTGTTAAATATATAGAAAGAGAGACCACACTGGTagagctgctgctgcttctgctgctgctgcagctgctaaTCTTGGGATGTAACGTGATGGGGAGCGGACAGCTTCGGATCCTATACCGTCACATGGATCGCTCAATTCTCAGTATGTGGGCGTGATAAGAAAGGGTTTGTGCGTGTTATACAGCTAGCTAAACACTGGAGGCAAGATTCCTGGGGATGTGACAATTGTGCGTCTCTATCCTCTTATCGTGTCCGTTGGACAACAGTGGGGGAGTGCGGGAATGTTATCTTTGCCACTTTGCTTGAGCTGCTGATGCAAACAGGACCACCAGCACAGTGCAACAAGTGATCCCACAGAACCGATCCATAGGTGATGAGATGAGGGCTTAAACTATGCCTCCTTTTTAAGACGATGATGATGAATTGGGTCACAGACGTAACATGGCATGAGCGACGTGCGGTTCGCAGATACCTCTACGGGAGCCGCTGATTAGTGTAGTTTGTTGGGAGATTGACGTTGATGGGACGTAAATGTGTGTTCGATCGTGATTCGTTGCATAAAGAGGATGGAGTACAATGTGAGCTTTAAATAGCAGTGGGATCGTTATTACTTTCAACCGTGTTAGGTGGGACGGAGTTGTCAACACAGCTATTGTTTCTTATAtccatttttctacaaaattaaTTACGCGCCCGCCAAAAAATAGTGAGCGTTGAGCGGGCAGAAAAGCCGAAAGCGTCCCATCCTGCAATCCACTAGGAGGGCTGGATCTTAGTTCCTTCTATAATACTAAGCCTACGTGTAGCCAAATTATGACTCACATTTGGAACTTAGTTAATTCTATACTAAGCTTATGACACCATTATgaagatattaaaaaatatttattatttatatacttGATTATTCTATAATTGACCCGACCATAGTTACAGAATGAATGAATGCTATAAGTCACTCAATCTCACTCAAAAAAGATGATAATCGAAGAATTATCTTTATCGAGACTGGATAATTGAGAACCCTTCTTACTTTGAAAGATCTCGATCTAAGTTACCCAACAAGCTTACTCAATGACAGCTTTccgtcctcttctcttcttcttctttgcatgTGCACATGAGACAAACATTAAGCTTGGCGTACACACAACACATCATGTATCACTTCTTAGACTTAACAGTTTCAACGTCTTACCAGAGTTCAATTTGTGGGCTAATTGTCTTCTACATATTCTCGTTTAAACACACATTAGAGACTTATTTTGTCAAACTAACCGTTAGAAAACAAATTGTCAAACTAGCCGTTTGAAATCAAAATAATCACTTTAACATACATCAGCATCACAATTCaacataaaaatttaatataatctgATATGAGTTGAGAGTATTCCCTTTAATTCACCTTAATTCATCTCATATGAGTTTTTACTATGCAACATATACCTCTAAAGCattgaataaatatttaaaaaaattaataataataagacaAAACAAGTTTGAATGCTTTGCACCTCGTCCTTCATTCCACATGCAGCCACCCACTTCAATGATGTAGCTACAGGCACTCCTAATGATTGCAGATTCTCAGCACTACCCACAGAAATATGAACCTGTTTGATTACTACTACTGAACAAATCAATGATAAATCTCTATCATGAACATTCAGAGCATAGAGATTGTTCATGAGATGCTCTTCTTTCCTTAATACTTCTCGATCATGATTGGAAAGTTAATCCCATCTTCTTTATAGAATAAGATATACATCTTATAAGATTATCATTTAATGGGACTAACAAAGTTGATGCCAACATTCTGAACAAGATTTCGATTAAATTCTATCATTAATACTACAAACCTCAATCATCAAAAGCAATTAGATATGTTTTGGCCGgtcaaaaaaaatattaacatgCTCTAAATTATTGATCATATTATGCACATCAAATAACTTAAGATAACATGTAGGTAAGTCATATCACTAGTTTCTATCTATAA is from Musa acuminata AAA Group cultivar baxijiao chromosome BXJ1-6, Cavendish_Baxijiao_AAA, whole genome shotgun sequence and encodes:
- the LOC135676302 gene encoding peroxidase P7-like isoform X2, whose amino-acid sequence is MASFMQTLVALSLLSMFVCDVHGQLSPTFYAGTCPNLQQIVRSTMAQAVNKEPRMAASILRLFFHDCFVNGCDASILLDDTAAFTGEKNASPNRNSARGYEVIDAIKSNVEAACRATVSCADVLALAARDGVALLGGPTWAVQLGRRDARTASQSDANSNLPGPSSGLSTLISSFAAKGLNARDMTALSGAHTIGQAQCGNFRSHIYNDANVNSSFAALRKRNCPSSGGDGNLAPLDLETPNRFDNGYYRDLVAKKGLLHSDQELFNGGSQDSLVRQYSVNNAAFSRDFAAAMVKMGAISPLTGNRGEIRLNCRKGLSARDMTALSGAHTIGQARCTTFRSHIYSDADVDPSFAALSQQNCPSAGGDDNLAPLDLQTPNRFDNEYYQNLVAKKGLLHSDQELFNNGTQDSLVRLYSVNARAFARDFAAAMVKMGAISPLTGTNGEIRLNCRNVN
- the LOC135676303 gene encoding peroxidase P7-like; the protein is MASFSNGLLAVAILSLLASAAHAQLSPAFYAVTCPDLQSVVRSVMAQVVGQDPRMGASVIRLFFHDCFVNGCDASVLLDDTPTMRGEKNAMGNMNSLRGYEIIDAIKSRVEASCRATVSCADIVALAARDSVSLLGGPSWTVLLGRRDARTASVDAANANLPPASDNISSLVTKFAAKGLDLRDLTALSGAHTVGAARCSSFRPHVYSDANVDPAFAMFRRRICPATGGDSNLVPLDSTSPNRFDVSYYRDLMVRRSLLHSDQELFNNGPADDLVRLYSSSGSAFNRDFTAAMVKMGNISLLTGSDGEIRLDCRRAN
- the LOC135677439 gene encoding peroxidase 4-like, with protein sequence MGRPHPSEGQMESKGKGCDASAEKNASPNRSSVRGNEAVDAIKSNVEAACPETVACADILALAARIPRPDSLSSTKCRCFMGGPKWKVRLGRRSNVPGPPPVYLTSSLSFAAEGLSARDMTALSGAHTIGQAQCGTFRSHIYDDANVNSTFAGLRKRNCPPTGGDSNLAPLDLDPPRTCSTTGATGTWWPRRDCSTRTRSCSTAALRTRWLGDTASTVRRWQDILRRLWRRCEPSAR